Proteins found in one Vallitalea guaymasensis genomic segment:
- a CDS encoding response regulator transcription factor, producing MERTVLVIEDEIIMRDLISVAFRDNGFQVLQAADGQEALEIFEENSVDLVLLDIVMPKLDGWSVCRRIRSKSDVVIIMLTSRDDDEDQLLGFELGVDEYVIKPINIQVLLARSKRLLDRVANNDDRLKNIIDKSGITIDKAAYSVLLDNEKIEFAPKEYELLVFLIENEGRVLTREKILDTIWGYDYFGDYRVVDTHIKKIRKKLKSKAKYIHTVVRVGYKFDTN from the coding sequence ATGGAAAGAACTGTTTTAGTTATTGAAGACGAAATTATTATGAGAGATTTGATATCTGTTGCTTTCAGAGATAATGGATTTCAAGTATTACAAGCTGCTGATGGACAGGAGGCGCTAGAGATATTTGAAGAAAATTCTGTTGATCTGGTATTGCTTGATATTGTAATGCCCAAATTAGATGGTTGGTCGGTGTGTAGACGAATAAGGTCAAAATCTGATGTTGTAATTATAATGCTAACATCAAGAGACGATGATGAAGACCAATTATTAGGTTTTGAATTAGGGGTAGATGAGTATGTCATAAAACCCATCAATATTCAAGTTTTATTGGCTAGAAGTAAAAGATTATTGGATAGAGTTGCCAATAATGATGATAGATTAAAGAATATTATTGATAAATCAGGTATTACAATTGATAAAGCTGCATATTCTGTATTGTTGGATAATGAAAAGATAGAATTTGCCCCGAAGGAATATGAACTATTGGTATTTCTTATAGAAAATGAAGGAAGAGTACTTACGAGAGAAAAGATACTTGATACTATTTGGGGTTATGATTATTTTGGAGATTATAGAGTTGTAGATACTCATATCAAAAAAATCCGGAAAAAATTGAAATCAAAAGCGAAATACATACATACAGTTGTAAGGGTCGGATATAAATTCGATACTAATTAA
- a CDS encoding DUF4003 family protein, which translates to MNTKNKKTINNYLSIYNEIKSELDKDISNETIKIVALLYSISNRPFQLELFDEMSEMIKSKVGFSPLSGELRFIIATILIIKYDYPFTKISFLLDNIQLVNEFDLYSKYSLFIAFILLDEDDVKKRLEASRDIFYDMQDHHSFITGEEDYTFSVLLSEAGKDTAKLMEEIDYYYKNLAKDCFRRGNNLQLLSHVLALVVTEDKRDIVIDNCITIYKSMKQKGMKIKGVIFALIGLMSAVVLEDIELEVIEINEVYHLLNSTKYFKKNKNFNLVVSIFTVLDLKDNNNHTLYYIGDDKFQTNLQYSLLVAILSKIISTD; encoded by the coding sequence TTGAATACAAAAAATAAGAAGACAATAAATAATTATCTTAGTATCTATAATGAAATAAAATCTGAATTAGACAAAGATATATCTAATGAAACAATAAAAATAGTAGCTTTATTATATTCTATATCCAATAGACCTTTTCAATTAGAATTATTTGATGAAATGAGCGAGATGATTAAGAGCAAAGTTGGCTTTTCACCTCTTAGCGGTGAGTTAAGGTTCATAATTGCTACAATATTAATAATTAAATATGATTATCCATTTACTAAGATAAGCTTTTTATTAGATAATATCCAGCTGGTTAATGAATTTGATTTGTATTCCAAATATAGTTTGTTCATTGCATTCATTTTATTGGACGAGGATGATGTCAAGAAGCGTTTGGAGGCTTCAAGAGATATATTTTATGATATGCAGGACCATCATTCCTTCATTACTGGAGAAGAAGATTACACTTTCTCTGTACTTTTATCTGAAGCAGGAAAAGATACAGCAAAATTGATGGAAGAGATAGATTATTATTATAAGAATTTAGCTAAAGACTGTTTTAGAAGAGGTAACAATCTGCAATTACTATCTCATGTTCTTGCATTGGTTGTAACAGAAGACAAAAGGGATATAGTTATTGATAACTGTATTACTATCTATAAATCAATGAAACAAAAAGGAATGAAAATAAAAGGAGTCATTTTTGCACTTATAGGTTTGATGAGTGCTGTAGTCCTAGAAGATATTGAATTAGAGGTTATAGAAATAAACGAAGTATACCACCTATTGAATAGCACTAAGTACTTTAAGAAGAATAAAAATTTTAATTTGGTAGTATCAATTTTCACAGTCCTTGACCTGAAAGACAATAATAATCATACTCTATATTATATTGGTGATGACAAATTTCAGACCAATCTTCAGTATTCTTTATTGGTGGCTATTTTATCAAAAATTATTTCTACAGATTAA
- a CDS encoding class I SAM-dependent rRNA methyltransferase — protein MKETTIRLKKNFINKITKGYPLIEKNAVIDTNKLTHEGMVIKLVDNNNKFIAKGYYGKQNKGNGWILTYDEQTKIDYDFFRDRLNKAINLRKEFYNNQDTTAFRIFNGEGDNIGGLTIDYFDGYYLINWYSEGIYMFREYIIKALSELTDYKGIYQKKRFNDGGKYIDDDDFVIGERGNFPIIVKENGVKFAVYLNEGAMVGFFIDQRDVRNIIKEKYAKNKNVLNTFSYTGAFSVFAAKGGAKKTTSVDLANRSRKKTVEQFEINNINADEQDIIVEDVFKYFKYAVKKQLLFDLVILDPPSFAKSKKHTFSASKDYTNLLKEAILITEKSGIIIASTNCSSFDMKRFKEFVDKAFHETNTQYNIVEEFYLPTDFKINTKYKESNYLKVLFIKKS, from the coding sequence GTGAAAGAAACTACTATAAGACTAAAAAAGAATTTTATAAATAAGATAACTAAAGGATATCCACTAATTGAGAAAAATGCTGTAATTGATACTAATAAGCTCACTCATGAAGGAATGGTAATTAAACTTGTTGACAACAACAATAAGTTCATTGCAAAAGGATATTATGGTAAGCAGAATAAAGGCAATGGCTGGATATTAACGTATGATGAGCAAACCAAGATAGACTATGATTTCTTTAGAGATAGATTAAATAAGGCAATTAATCTAAGGAAGGAATTTTATAATAATCAGGATACAACAGCTTTTCGTATTTTCAATGGTGAAGGAGATAATATTGGTGGATTGACCATAGATTACTTTGATGGTTATTATTTAATCAATTGGTATAGTGAAGGAATCTACATGTTTAGAGAATACATCATCAAGGCGTTATCTGAGCTAACTGATTATAAAGGTATATATCAGAAAAAGAGATTTAATGATGGTGGTAAATATATAGATGATGATGATTTTGTGATTGGTGAAAGAGGTAATTTTCCTATTATTGTTAAAGAAAATGGAGTGAAATTTGCTGTATATCTTAATGAAGGGGCAATGGTAGGGTTCTTTATTGATCAGAGAGATGTTAGGAATATCATAAAAGAAAAATATGCAAAGAATAAAAATGTACTTAATACTTTTTCTTATACAGGTGCTTTTTCTGTTTTTGCTGCAAAAGGCGGAGCCAAGAAAACTACCAGTGTAGATTTAGCTAATAGAAGCAGAAAAAAAACTGTTGAGCAATTTGAGATTAATAACATAAATGCTGATGAGCAGGATATAATAGTAGAAGATGTTTTTAAATATTTTAAATATGCAGTTAAAAAACAGTTACTGTTCGATTTAGTTATTCTGGACCCACCTAGTTTTGCCAAATCTAAAAAGCATACCTTCAGTGCTTCAAAAGATTATACAAATTTATTAAAAGAAGCTATCTTAATAACTGAAAAAAGTGGTATAATAATAGCATCTACTAATTGTAGTTCTTTCGATATGAAAAGATTTAAAGAATTTGTAGATAAAGCATTCCATGAAACAAATACGCAATACAATATTGTAGAAGAATTTTATTTACCAACTGATTTTAAGATTAATACTAAATATAAAGAGAGTAACTATCTAAAAGTATTATTTATAAAAAAATCATAA
- a CDS encoding TRM11 family SAM-dependent methyltransferase, whose product MNKYVILANPGHNRIYFDSALKIAVSEIKAIAGAYNMKINNIEEADLGLPASISFATDRELTEEDFRVLGFSSIYYTLFEQVDGGLLRPINVPDFHTFPESMVQILKYNGKTNEQFTRLMVNLAISSCNTNSKRITLFDPMCGKGTTLYEGLIRGYDVKGIEINGQWTKEIETYLVRFLKEGRYKHKVIKSKQSDSKGKKIADVFTLTSAANKADYTNGNTQMLQLFNSDTTLANLLIKKKSCDIIVSDLPYGVQHGSKNNKGSNMSRSPLELIKTAIPAWNHALKTKGSMVLSYNEFTMKYRDISEVLQENGFKVLDESPYDDYLHRVNQSINRNLIVAVKV is encoded by the coding sequence ATGAATAAATACGTAATACTTGCAAATCCAGGGCATAATCGTATTTATTTCGATTCAGCACTTAAAATTGCTGTTTCAGAGATTAAAGCGATTGCTGGAGCATATAATATGAAGATCAATAATATTGAAGAAGCAGACCTAGGGCTTCCAGCTTCAATAAGTTTTGCTACAGATAGAGAATTGACTGAGGAAGATTTTAGAGTTTTAGGATTTTCTTCTATTTATTACACTTTATTTGAACAAGTGGATGGTGGACTTTTAAGACCTATAAATGTTCCTGATTTCCATACTTTCCCTGAGAGTATGGTTCAGATTTTAAAATATAATGGAAAAACAAACGAACAATTTACAAGACTTATGGTTAATCTAGCTATTAGTTCATGTAATACAAACAGTAAAAGGATTACTTTGTTTGATCCTATGTGTGGTAAAGGGACCACTTTATATGAAGGACTCATCAGAGGTTATGATGTTAAAGGAATAGAGATAAATGGACAGTGGACGAAGGAAATTGAAACATATCTTGTCAGGTTCTTGAAAGAAGGAAGATATAAGCATAAGGTTATTAAGTCGAAGCAGTCAGATTCAAAAGGTAAAAAAATTGCAGATGTATTTACTCTTACATCAGCCGCTAATAAAGCAGATTATACTAATGGAAACACTCAAATGCTCCAATTATTTAATTCTGACACAACATTAGCTAATCTTCTTATAAAGAAAAAATCCTGTGATATTATCGTATCTGATTTACCTTATGGAGTTCAGCATGGAAGTAAAAACAATAAAGGTTCTAATATGTCAAGAAGCCCGCTAGAGCTTATTAAGACAGCTATACCTGCTTGGAATCATGCCTTGAAGACAAAAGGAAGTATGGTTTTATCTTATAATGAGTTTACAATGAAATATAGAGATATTTCAGAAGTATTACAGGAGAATGGATTTAAAGTGCTGGATGAATCACCTTATGATGATTACTTACATAGAGTTAATCAATCAATTAACAGAAACTTGATAGTTGCTGTCAAGGTATAA
- a CDS encoding TetR/AcrR family transcriptional regulator, translating to MKREKQIKESKDMIKNALFRLLEVKDLKEITMSEIAEEAGLVRMTLYRHFKEKEQIILYCFETYLQQALIEIGNQKDPSVNDLLRFRFKVLKESPYTNLLMKCNQLDKLSQRIGKKFSDNFRDIMPSIDDIYVKDFIGGGIDAITIRWVEGGMEESYVVMADKVTMILQLLSD from the coding sequence ATGAAAAGAGAAAAACAGATTAAAGAATCAAAAGACATGATAAAAAATGCATTGTTTAGGTTATTGGAAGTTAAAGACCTAAAAGAAATTACTATGTCTGAAATTGCTGAAGAGGCTGGTTTGGTACGTATGACATTGTATCGGCATTTCAAGGAAAAGGAACAAATTATACTATATTGTTTTGAAACTTATTTGCAACAGGCTCTTATAGAGATTGGTAATCAAAAAGATCCAAGTGTTAATGATCTTCTAAGATTTCGCTTCAAGGTACTAAAAGAATCCCCATATACAAATCTGTTAATGAAATGCAATCAATTAGATAAGCTTTCTCAAAGAATCGGTAAGAAATTTTCAGATAATTTTAGAGATATAATGCCAAGTATAGATGATATATATGTAAAAGATTTTATTGGAGGAGGTATTGATGCCATAACAATACGATGGGTTGAAGGTGGCATGGAAGAGTCCTATGTAGTTATGGCAGACAAAGTAACTATGATACTACAATTATTATCTGATTAA